A region of Paenibacillus thiaminolyticus DNA encodes the following proteins:
- a CDS encoding sensor histidine kinase, whose product MRSGAILVLLIFALFILSLLLTFRETIVQTNRSYNAGLSQLIEKEVQQYSEGLDRLAEDKTIRSVFEKKNVLIEANQFLYRFVKDRKIKANFVLLDHNQHIVSTNFYQSDQEILSNSYVLKDLLLKLQEQEKGVYGGINKISFEQFRNSPYLLAKPITSGDEVRGYLLFFLADLGACIHTRDADMVVVADRFDNIIYTSHESLRNGMGKSTIPYGTDQKIIAFHDSYYYMTANEAGNGNFHILTMTSMNSFKQFLVIGIVILLGSGLILLALIHLVVPKLMKRNLQSFDSFISAVDQYKQGNMDYRLEARTFDEFQTIYDEFNNMMSKIQLLMKHNDEIAERKRKMEIKHLENQFNPHFVFNVLEMLRYEMVFDAKNASNIVVMFANLMRYYIHYGNGEVALHTDIGYMEDYLRLQKMRFNTRLDYETDIDPALLDYKIPKLLLQPIIENSIKHGIEHTKHLLIRITIRQVGDDIEIAVEDDGQGMEEDRLDYIRRLLDDKDAMPEHVGLYNSHRVMQLLYGPAYGLSIRSTQGAGTTVIARIPYIGDVSNV is encoded by the coding sequence GTGCGTTCCGGGGCCATTCTTGTGTTATTGATTTTTGCATTGTTTATCCTTTCCTTGCTTCTCACGTTTAGGGAAACCATCGTTCAGACGAATCGATCGTATAATGCGGGGCTTAGCCAGCTCATAGAGAAAGAGGTTCAGCAATACTCGGAGGGACTGGACAGGCTGGCCGAGGACAAAACGATACGATCTGTTTTCGAAAAGAAAAACGTACTCATTGAAGCGAATCAATTCCTTTACCGGTTTGTTAAGGATAGAAAAATTAAAGCAAACTTTGTTCTTTTGGATCACAATCAGCATATCGTCTCCACGAATTTTTATCAAAGCGACCAAGAGATTTTATCCAATAGTTATGTGCTCAAGGATTTGTTGTTGAAGCTTCAGGAACAGGAAAAGGGAGTTTACGGCGGCATAAATAAAATATCCTTCGAGCAATTTCGGAACTCACCGTACTTGTTGGCCAAGCCGATAACGAGCGGCGATGAAGTACGCGGTTATCTCCTGTTTTTTCTCGCTGACCTGGGCGCCTGCATTCATACCCGGGATGCGGATATGGTGGTGGTGGCGGATCGCTTTGACAACATTATCTATACCTCTCATGAATCGTTAAGAAACGGCATGGGCAAATCAACGATTCCGTACGGGACCGATCAAAAAATAATCGCTTTTCATGATTCCTATTACTATATGACGGCGAATGAAGCAGGGAATGGGAACTTTCATATTCTGACGATGACCTCCATGAACAGTTTCAAGCAGTTTCTGGTGATAGGAATCGTCATTTTATTGGGTTCAGGCCTGATTCTGCTCGCCTTGATCCATTTAGTCGTGCCGAAGCTCATGAAGCGTAATCTGCAATCCTTTGATTCCTTCATCTCCGCCGTGGATCAATATAAGCAGGGGAACATGGACTACAGGCTTGAAGCGAGAACCTTCGATGAATTTCAAACCATTTATGATGAATTCAATAACATGATGTCCAAGATACAGCTGTTGATGAAGCATAATGATGAAATCGCTGAGAGAAAGAGAAAAATGGAGATTAAGCATTTAGAAAATCAGTTTAATCCGCATTTTGTGTTTAATGTGTTGGAAATGCTGAGGTATGAGATGGTATTTGATGCCAAGAACGCATCCAATATTGTAGTGATGTTTGCTAATTTAATGAGATATTATATCCATTATGGCAATGGAGAGGTCGCGCTCCACACCGATATAGGCTACATGGAAGACTATTTGCGGCTGCAAAAAATGAGATTTAATACAAGATTAGATTATGAAACGGATATCGATCCGGCCCTTTTGGACTATAAAATACCGAAATTATTATTGCAGCCCATCATTGAAAACAGCATCAAGCATGGAATTGAGCATACGAAGCATTTACTGATCCGGATTACGATTAGACAAGTCGGGGATGACATTGAAATCGCAGTCGAGGATGACGGACAAGGGATGGAGGAGGACAGGCTCGATTATATACGAAGGTTATTAGACGATAAGGATGCCATGCCAGAGCATGTCGGATTATACAACTCCCATCGAGTGATGCAGCTTTTATACGGACCGGCTTACGGGCTTTCCATACGAAGCACACAAGGCGCCGGGACAACAGTGATCGCGAGAATCCCTTATATAGGAGATGTGAGCAATGTATAA
- a CDS encoding ABC transporter permease yields the protein MAANKKRLFSVWNLSSILILAVFLLFILFPLVLVLKKSIFDPHTGELTLSYFSKFFERKFYWITLVNSFKVTLVTTALSVAIGLPIAYVMRKVKIRGSKYLQILIIISYLSPPFIGAYAWIQLLGRNGVITQFINDLFHVQLNGIYGFPGIVLVMTLQSFPLIYIYISGALQNLDNSLNEAAESLGYSAVQRVFKIIIPLIMPTVLASALLVFMRVIADFGTPMLIGEGFRTMPVLIYTQFMSEVGGDDGFAAALCVLIILLTICLFMVQRILARYYSYSMSALKPMVPEQSHGMKNIIAHGAVYFTVLLAILPQCVVIFTSFLATRGGQVFTSGFSLNSYRDILFNKDTSVIFNTYLIGIAAILIIVVCGIMISYLTVRKRNALTSTLDTISMFPFIIPGSVLGIAFLFAFSQSPLLLSGTMFIMIMAFAIRRMPYTIRSSTAIISQISPSIEEAAISLGASESKAFTRVIVPMMMPGVIAGAIMSWITVISELSASIILYTSKTQTLTVSVYTEVIRGNYGNASAYSTILTLTSILSLILFFKLTGKKDISV from the coding sequence ATGGCGGCAAATAAGAAGCGGTTATTTAGCGTCTGGAACCTTTCTTCCATCCTCATTTTAGCTGTTTTCCTTCTCTTTATTCTGTTTCCGCTGGTCCTGGTCCTGAAAAAAAGTATCTTTGATCCTCACACGGGTGAACTGACTCTAAGTTACTTTAGCAAATTTTTTGAGCGAAAATTTTACTGGATCACCTTAGTGAACAGCTTTAAAGTCACGCTCGTAACGACGGCGCTGTCTGTAGCCATCGGCTTGCCCATCGCCTATGTCATGAGGAAAGTGAAAATTAGGGGAAGCAAATACCTCCAAATTTTAATTATTATTTCGTATCTGTCGCCGCCATTTATCGGGGCTTACGCCTGGATTCAATTGCTCGGCAGGAATGGCGTGATTACGCAATTCATAAATGATTTGTTCCATGTTCAACTGAATGGAATTTACGGCTTTCCGGGCATCGTGCTCGTCATGACGCTGCAATCCTTTCCTTTGATCTATATTTATATTTCGGGGGCCTTGCAGAATCTGGACAATTCACTGAATGAAGCCGCTGAGAGTCTCGGGTATTCGGCGGTACAGCGCGTGTTCAAAATTATTATTCCGTTAATTATGCCTACGGTCTTGGCGAGCGCGTTATTGGTCTTTATGCGTGTCATTGCGGACTTCGGGACGCCGATGCTGATTGGGGAAGGATTCAGAACCATGCCCGTCCTCATTTATACTCAATTTATGAGCGAGGTGGGGGGAGATGACGGATTTGCCGCCGCGCTGTGTGTCCTTATTATTTTGTTAACCATCTGCTTATTTATGGTTCAGCGTATTCTTGCCAGATACTACTCCTATTCGATGAGCGCATTAAAGCCGATGGTTCCTGAGCAAAGTCATGGTATGAAAAATATAATAGCGCACGGAGCGGTCTACTTTACGGTTCTCTTGGCCATCCTCCCGCAATGCGTGGTTATCTTTACCTCCTTCCTGGCCACGAGGGGAGGCCAGGTATTTACGTCCGGATTTTCGTTGAACAGCTACCGGGACATCCTATTTAACAAAGATACTTCGGTTATTTTCAATACGTACCTGATTGGTATCGCGGCGATCCTGATTATTGTGGTTTGCGGTATCATGATTTCCTATTTGACAGTAAGAAAAAGAAATGCCCTGACCTCCACCTTGGATACGATCTCGATGTTTCCGTTTATCATTCCGGGCTCGGTGCTGGGGATTGCCTTTCTCTTTGCGTTCAGTCAATCGCCGCTTCTGTTAAGCGGGACGATGTTCATTATGATTATGGCTTTTGCGATTCGGAGAATGCCGTATACGATTCGTTCAAGTACGGCGATTATCAGCCAGATCAGTCCCAGTATCGAAGAAGCGGCCATCAGCTTGGGGGCATCTGAGTCGAAAGCGTTTACAAGGGTGATTGTGCCCATGATGATGCCGGGCGTTATCGCCGGCGCGATAATGAGCTGGATTACCGTCATTAGTGAATTAAGCGCATCGATCATCCTGTACACGAGCAAGACCCAAACGCTAACAGTATCTGTATATACAGAGGTGATTCGAGGTAACTATGGAAACGCATCAGCTTATTCGACCATCTTAACGCTGACCTCGATCCTCTCGCTGATCCTGTTCTTTAAGCTGACAGGGAAGAAAGACATTAGTGTATAG
- a CDS encoding ABC transporter ATP-binding protein, giving the protein MSVGIQVDNVVKRFEDKTIINGLSLNIKEGELFTLLGPSGCGKTTLLRMIIGFNSIDDGVIKIDDQVVNHIPVNKRNMGMVFQNYAIFPHMSVKDNVAFGLKHRKLPKAEIENRIQDILNVVKIEEYKDRMPDKLSGGQQQRVALARALVIHPQVLLMDEPLSNLDAKLRIEMRNAIKSIQQRVGITTVYVTHDQEEALAISDRIAVMNGGVIQQIGTPKQIYERPANVFVSKFIGTSNLIKAKVEIEDGQKWINFGNRYRESMHNLSDHLADGTQVFVSVRPQEFVIGSDQQGLKAVVRSSMFLGVNTHYFAELAHGETVEVIQDADISDIIANGSEIYLRVKANKINIFDIENQESLIKAGGEYGGK; this is encoded by the coding sequence TTGAGCGTTGGAATTCAGGTTGACAACGTAGTCAAACGCTTTGAGGATAAAACTATCATCAACGGCTTATCGCTTAATATAAAGGAAGGTGAACTCTTTACCCTTTTGGGACCCTCGGGATGCGGGAAAACAACGTTACTCCGTATGATCATCGGTTTTAACTCGATTGATGATGGAGTCATTAAAATTGACGACCAGGTCGTAAACCATATTCCCGTCAATAAGCGCAACATGGGAATGGTTTTTCAAAATTACGCCATCTTTCCGCATATGTCTGTGAAGGACAATGTCGCTTTTGGCTTGAAGCATAGGAAGCTGCCCAAAGCTGAAATCGAAAATAGAATTCAGGATATTTTAAACGTGGTTAAAATAGAAGAATATAAAGATAGAATGCCGGACAAGCTGTCTGGCGGACAGCAGCAGCGCGTGGCCTTAGCCAGAGCCTTGGTCATTCATCCTCAAGTACTGCTTATGGACGAGCCGCTGTCCAATCTGGATGCCAAATTAAGAATTGAAATGAGAAACGCGATCAAAAGCATCCAGCAGCGGGTAGGCATTACCACGGTATACGTCACTCATGATCAGGAGGAAGCATTGGCGATCTCGGATCGAATTGCGGTCATGAACGGCGGCGTGATTCAGCAAATCGGCACTCCGAAGCAGATCTATGAACGTCCGGCCAATGTGTTCGTATCGAAGTTTATCGGGACTTCCAATTTAATAAAAGCAAAGGTAGAAATAGAGGATGGGCAAAAGTGGATCAACTTCGGAAATCGCTATAGAGAGAGCATGCATAACCTGTCCGATCATCTGGCAGACGGGACACAGGTTTTCGTATCCGTAAGACCACAGGAGTTTGTTATCGGTTCGGATCAACAAGGTCTTAAAGCAGTTGTGAGAAGCAGCATGTTTTTGGGCGTAAATACGCATTATTTTGCCGAGCTGGCGCACGGCGAGACGGTAGAAGTGATCCAGGATGCCGATATCTCGGACATTATTGCGAACGGAAGCGAAATCTATCTGCGCGTGAAAGCGAACAAAATTAATATTTTTGATATCGAAAACCAGGAAAGTTTGATCAAAGCGGGTGGCGAATATGGCGGCAAATAA
- a CDS encoding ABC transporter substrate-binding protein → MKKLKAFTIVAAGALLVSLFAGCSSQDSSSKDSSKVKDGNVLTVYTARSESLNNAVIPNFEQDTGIKVEVIVAGTGELVKRVESEKNNPVGDILWAADETMLKSKADLFEQYVSPEDKNMIEEFRNKTGYFSPAFADPTVFIVNTNLIGDIKVEGFEDLLNPELKGKIAFGDPAASSSAFQSLTAMLYAMGNGDPMSEQAWEFVEKFIANLDGKMSSSSGQLHKSVADGEYPIGLTWEDPVASYMKNGAPVDIVFPKEGAVFPGESVQIIKGAKNLENAQKFVDYMLSEKIQNLVGSELTVRPLREGAELASYMVPTEQIVLAQNFDESWVSDHKDEITAKFNELLERSLD, encoded by the coding sequence ATGAAGAAATTGAAAGCGTTTACTATCGTTGCTGCCGGAGCTCTATTGGTCAGTCTTTTTGCCGGATGCTCGTCACAGGATAGCTCTAGCAAAGATTCTAGTAAAGTAAAGGACGGAAATGTTTTGACCGTCTATACGGCGCGCAGTGAAAGCTTGAACAATGCCGTTATCCCTAACTTTGAACAAGATACCGGAATTAAAGTCGAAGTTATCGTAGCAGGTACCGGAGAGCTGGTAAAGCGTGTCGAGTCCGAGAAAAACAATCCGGTGGGCGACATTCTGTGGGCGGCAGATGAAACGATGCTCAAAAGTAAAGCAGATTTGTTCGAGCAATACGTTTCTCCCGAGGATAAGAATATGATTGAGGAATTCAGAAATAAGACTGGTTATTTTTCCCCGGCATTTGCGGATCCAACCGTTTTTATCGTGAATACCAATTTAATTGGGGATATCAAGGTGGAAGGGTTTGAGGATCTGTTAAATCCCGAGTTGAAGGGGAAAATCGCATTCGGTGATCCGGCGGCTTCCAGCTCTGCTTTCCAGTCGCTGACCGCTATGCTATATGCCATGGGGAATGGCGATCCGATGTCTGAGCAAGCTTGGGAATTTGTTGAAAAGTTTATTGCCAATCTGGATGGAAAAATGTCCTCCAGCTCCGGACAACTGCACAAAAGTGTGGCTGATGGCGAGTATCCCATCGGCTTGACTTGGGAGGATCCTGTGGCCAGTTATATGAAGAATGGGGCGCCCGTAGATATTGTCTTCCCGAAGGAAGGGGCCGTGTTCCCGGGTGAATCGGTCCAGATTATCAAAGGGGCAAAGAATCTTGAAAACGCCCAAAAATTTGTAGATTATATGCTGTCTGAAAAAATCCAAAATTTAGTAGGTAGTGAGCTTACGGTCAGACCGCTTAGAGAAGGAGCAGAGCTTGCTTCTTACATGGTGCCGACAGAACAGATTGTCTTAGCCCAAAATTTTGATGAAAGCTGGGTATCCGATCATAAGGATGAGATTACGGCTAAGTTCAACGAACTGCTTGAAAGATCGCTAGATTAA
- a CDS encoding helix-turn-helix transcriptional regulator produces the protein MESVQDEFPFLHMLVKGLAAQFGDQCEVVLHDLTLPYDRTIVAIANGHITGRKVGDPGTNLGLELLRGSTEDGNKFNYITQTRDGRLLRSTSLYMRNREGRIIGSLCINYDITELTLAEKALKSLTMTGLQPKVKESFVSNVNDLLDTLIQEAQERIDKPVAVMTKEDKMRMIALLEEKGAFLIKKSGEKICAYLGISKYTLYNYLDEVKNSSN, from the coding sequence GTGGAGTCGGTACAAGACGAATTTCCTTTTTTACACATGCTGGTCAAGGGCCTCGCCGCCCAATTCGGCGATCAATGCGAGGTCGTGCTGCATGATCTGACGCTGCCCTATGACCGGACCATCGTCGCCATCGCGAACGGGCACATCACCGGACGGAAGGTCGGCGATCCCGGCACCAACCTCGGGCTGGAGCTGCTGCGCGGCAGCACCGAGGACGGCAATAAGTTCAATTACATCACGCAGACGCGGGACGGCCGCCTGCTGCGTTCAACGTCGCTGTATATGCGCAACCGCGAAGGGCGTATCATCGGGTCGCTATGCATCAATTATGATATTACGGAGTTGACATTGGCGGAGAAAGCGCTTAAGTCGCTAACAATGACCGGACTGCAGCCGAAAGTGAAGGAATCGTTCGTCTCCAATGTGAACGATCTGCTCGATACGCTGATCCAGGAGGCGCAAGAACGAATCGACAAGCCGGTGGCCGTCATGACGAAGGAGGACAAAATGCGCATGATCGCTCTGCTGGAGGAGAAGGGCGCCTTCCTCATCAAAAAGTCGGGCGAGAAAATTTGTGCTTATTTGGGCATCTCGAAGTATACGCTGTATAACTATTTAGATGAAGTGAAGAACTCATCGAACTAA
- a CDS encoding alanine racemase, with translation MSNEITRRERRIASAWSARAGELREAETPFLLIDAERTKQNIRHMADIAAKNGVQLRPHAKTHKMPHIARLQQQHGAVGITVAKVSEAEVMVKNGIRDIFIAYPLVVPSKIRRALALTADARIIAGVDSAAGARALEAEARQFGGVLEVRLEIDTGLKRSGVRTANIKAVAEAIAGCPHLRLTGIYTFRGALIHGETTLDVRSAGVDEGMRMAGIAEGLREAGYDIQDVSVGSTPTGAYAAAVPGVTEIRPGTYVFQDRMQAAFGGCSLKDCAGAVVVTVVSCPEEDTVIVDGGSKAFATDVQPNTAPLYLRGFGHVLEAPEAVLERLTEEHGMIRIAPGHGLEAGDRLHIVPNHICSTLNLYNSVQYITPDGVTPVSVEARGCSW, from the coding sequence ATGTCCAACGAGATTACACGCCGCGAACGGCGAATTGCGTCCGCCTGGAGCGCCCGTGCCGGAGAGCTTCGCGAGGCGGAAACTCCCTTTTTGCTCATCGATGCGGAACGCACGAAGCAGAACATCCGCCATATGGCAGACATCGCCGCCAAGAATGGCGTCCAGCTGCGTCCCCATGCCAAGACGCACAAAATGCCGCATATCGCCCGTCTGCAGCAGCAGCATGGCGCCGTCGGCATTACGGTGGCCAAGGTATCCGAGGCCGAAGTGATGGTGAAGAACGGCATTCGCGACATCTTCATCGCTTATCCTCTTGTCGTGCCATCCAAGATTCGGCGCGCTCTCGCCTTGACGGCCGACGCCCGCATTATCGCGGGCGTGGACAGCGCGGCCGGAGCGCGCGCCCTGGAGGCGGAGGCCCGGCAATTCGGCGGCGTCCTGGAGGTGCGTCTGGAGATCGATACCGGACTGAAGCGATCCGGGGTACGCACGGCGAATATCAAGGCGGTGGCGGAAGCGATCGCCGGTTGTCCGCATTTGCGCTTGACTGGCATCTATACGTTCCGCGGCGCGCTGATCCACGGGGAGACGACGCTGGATGTCCGCAGCGCCGGTGTCGACGAAGGCATGCGGATGGCCGGCATCGCCGAAGGGCTGCGCGAAGCCGGCTATGACATTCAGGATGTCAGCGTCGGGTCGACCCCGACGGGCGCGTATGCGGCTGCCGTGCCGGGCGTGACGGAGATTCGGCCGGGCACGTACGTATTCCAGGATCGGATGCAGGCCGCCTTCGGCGGCTGTAGTCTCAAGGATTGCGCGGGAGCCGTCGTCGTCACGGTCGTGAGCTGCCCCGAGGAGGATACCGTCATCGTCGACGGCGGGAGCAAAGCGTTCGCGACCGACGTTCAGCCGAATACCGCGCCTCTCTATCTGCGCGGCTTCGGGCATGTGCTCGAAGCGCCCGAAGCGGTGCTGGAACGGCTGACGGAAGAGCATGGCATGATACGGATCGCGCCGGGACACGGCCTGGAGGCCGGAGATCGGCTGCACATCGTGCCGAATCATATTTGCAGTACGTTGAACTTATACAATTCGGTCCAGTATATCACCCCTGACGGGGTAACGCCGGTGTCTGTCGAGGCGCGCGGCTGCAGCTGGTAA
- a CDS encoding RidA family protein, which translates to MGQIEQRLQQLGIELPVIGEPRFSYIPSRRTGNLVYTSGMDCRINGVLMYEGKLGTDLTIEQGQEAARQVIINALAVIRHELGTLDNVSKVIKMLAFVNSAPGFADQPYVINGASDLLIEVFGDAGRHARSAIGTSGLPFHTPVEIELIVEVKDGA; encoded by the coding sequence ATGGGACAAATCGAACAACGTTTGCAGCAATTGGGGATTGAACTGCCGGTAATCGGGGAACCGAGGTTCTCCTATATTCCATCCCGGCGCACGGGGAATCTTGTCTATACGTCCGGCATGGACTGCCGGATTAACGGTGTCTTGATGTATGAAGGCAAGCTCGGAACCGATCTGACGATCGAACAAGGCCAGGAAGCGGCGCGCCAAGTCATTATCAATGCGCTCGCCGTCATCAGGCATGAGCTGGGCACGCTGGATAATGTATCGAAGGTGATCAAAATGCTCGCCTTCGTGAACAGCGCTCCGGGCTTCGCGGATCAGCCCTATGTCATTAACGGGGCTTCCGACCTGCTGATCGAAGTATTCGGCGATGCGGGCCGCCATGCCCGCTCCGCTATCGGAACGAGCGGCCTGCCGTTCCATACACCGGTGGAGATCGAGCTTATCGTAGAAGTGAAAGACGGAGCATAA
- the nhaC gene encoding Na+/H+ antiporter NhaC, with translation MNSSTNTAEQEMLRFGQSVTIFIAILLILIVPILGWRVEPHIPLIAASVAAGGLLLLFGRSWDEVERAFVRGLQASVQPALLLTLIGILIGVWMMSGTVATLLFYGTSLFQPQWFTLSALMLTVIVSMFVGSSLTTVGTFGVALVGMAASMGVHPAIAAGAVVSGACFGDKMSPLSDTTNFASAVTRVSIPDHIRNMTKTTVPAFILTCIAFALIGSSSAPDMEALEALQRDIGQSFHITPWALLPLAVVLIAAFKRVPVALTMLLGIGSGLAVAALLQHAFDIRQWISVMHYGFSGSFALEDTARIMNRGGLQSMAGTIALIAIAFGMGGLLQHGGVIPALFRRLIAPIRKKESLVIASGLSSIGVNVITGEQYMSILLPGQLFADEYDKRSIPRKTLSRTLEDCGTLVNPLIPWGVSGAMMTGAIGLPVLDYAPYAFFLWLSPLVTFAFVLLPGLKGGALGLGPATSARGDAKNAGL, from the coding sequence ATGAATTCATCAACGAACACTGCCGAGCAGGAGATGCTTCGGTTCGGGCAGAGCGTTACAATCTTCATTGCCATTCTGCTTATTCTTATCGTTCCGATTCTCGGATGGCGGGTAGAGCCGCATATTCCGCTGATTGCCGCCTCGGTCGCGGCGGGAGGACTCCTGCTGCTGTTCGGACGGTCTTGGGACGAAGTGGAGCGAGCCTTCGTTCGCGGATTGCAGGCATCGGTCCAGCCTGCGCTCCTGCTGACGCTGATCGGCATTCTTATCGGGGTCTGGATGATGAGCGGAACGGTGGCGACCTTGCTCTTCTACGGCACGTCCCTGTTCCAGCCGCAATGGTTCACCCTGAGCGCGCTGATGCTCACCGTAATTGTCTCGATGTTCGTCGGGAGCTCGCTTACGACGGTCGGCACGTTCGGGGTCGCCCTTGTCGGCATGGCCGCCTCCATGGGTGTCCATCCCGCAATCGCGGCGGGAGCGGTCGTGTCCGGCGCCTGCTTCGGAGACAAAATGTCCCCGTTGTCCGACACGACCAACTTCGCCTCTGCGGTTACCCGGGTATCGATCCCCGATCATATCCGCAACATGACGAAGACGACCGTGCCGGCATTCATTCTTACTTGTATCGCCTTCGCCTTGATCGGCTCCTCTTCCGCGCCCGATATGGAGGCGTTGGAAGCATTACAGCGCGATATCGGACAGAGCTTCCATATTACGCCGTGGGCGCTGCTCCCGCTGGCCGTCGTGCTCATCGCTGCGTTCAAGCGGGTGCCTGTCGCGCTGACGATGCTGCTGGGCATCGGCTCCGGCCTGGCCGTGGCCGCGCTGCTTCAGCATGCGTTCGATATCCGGCAGTGGATCAGCGTGATGCACTATGGATTCTCGGGCAGCTTCGCCCTGGAGGATACCGCCCGCATTATGAACCGGGGCGGCTTGCAATCGATGGCCGGCACGATCGCGCTCATCGCCATCGCGTTCGGCATGGGCGGGCTGCTGCAGCATGGCGGAGTCATTCCAGCCTTGTTCCGGCGCCTCATCGCCCCAATTCGGAAGAAGGAATCGCTCGTCATCGCAAGCGGTCTGAGCTCCATCGGCGTGAATGTCATTACCGGCGAGCAGTACATGTCCATCCTGCTTCCGGGCCAACTATTCGCCGACGAGTATGACAAGCGGAGCATTCCGCGGAAGACGCTGTCACGGACACTGGAGGATTGCGGCACGCTGGTCAATCCGTTAATCCCGTGGGGCGTCAGCGGCGCGATGATGACCGGCGCCATCGGATTGCCGGTGCTGGACTACGCGCCCTATGCTTTCTTTCTCTGGCTGTCGCCGCTCGTCACCTTCGCCTTCGTGCTGCTGCCGGGGCTGAAGGGCGGCGCGCTCGGCCTCGGGCCCGCCACATCGGCGCGTGGAGATGCCAAGAATGCCGGACTGTAG
- the kduI gene encoding 5-dehydro-4-deoxy-D-glucuronate isomerase produces MEIRYACHPEGAKGYDTSRLREEFLIEKLFIDNEIQMVYSHVDRYITGGVLPTTKTVKLEADAKEMGADYFLERREIGIINVGGEGVITVDGVAYDMEPRDCLYIGMGSKDVTFASKEAARPARFYFNSTPAHKTYPTEKVAISKATPQHLGSLSSSNERTIYKYIHRDGVQSCQLVMGMTLLKPNNMWNTMPCHTHNRRSEVYFYFDMPEDGVVFHLMGEPQETRHVVVRNEQAIISPSWSIHSGVGTSNYTFIWGMAGENQTFEDMDMVGMKDLK; encoded by the coding sequence ATGGAAATCCGTTACGCTTGTCATCCCGAAGGCGCGAAAGGCTATGACACTTCCCGTCTGCGCGAGGAATTTCTTATCGAGAAGCTGTTCATCGACAATGAGATTCAAATGGTGTACAGTCATGTTGACCGATACATTACCGGGGGCGTTCTGCCGACGACGAAGACGGTGAAGCTGGAGGCGGACGCGAAAGAAATGGGCGCCGATTATTTCCTGGAGCGGCGGGAGATCGGAATTATTAATGTCGGCGGAGAGGGTGTCATCACCGTGGACGGCGTTGCCTATGACATGGAGCCGCGCGACTGTCTCTATATCGGCATGGGAAGCAAGGATGTGACATTCGCCAGCAAAGAGGCTGCCCGCCCGGCGCGCTTCTACTTCAACTCGACGCCGGCGCACAAAACGTATCCGACGGAGAAGGTCGCCATCAGCAAGGCAACGCCGCAGCATCTCGGCAGTCTGTCGAGCTCCAACGAGCGCACCATTTATAAATATATCCATAGAGACGGCGTGCAAAGCTGCCAGCTCGTCATGGGCATGACGCTGCTGAAGCCGAACAATATGTGGAATACGATGCCTTGCCATACCCATAATCGCCGCTCCGAAGTCTATTTCTATTTCGACATGCCGGAGGACGGTGTCGTCTTCCATTTGATGGGCGAGCCGCAAGAGACGCGCCATGTCGTCGTTCGGAACGAGCAAGCCATTATTTCCCCTAGCTGGTCGATACATAGCGGCGTCGGCACGAGCAACTATACGTTCATCTGGGGCATGGCCGGGGAGAACCAGACATTCGAAGACATGGATATGGTCGGTATGAAGGATTTGAAGTAA